From one Thermomicrobiales bacterium genomic stretch:
- a CDS encoding alpha-ketoacid dehydrogenase subunit beta gives MASTLAELEDMQRRAQEAVAQNEQGEREITYRDALREAITEEMDRNKNVLLMGEDIGAYGGSYVVTRGFQEQYGRKRVIDTPIAELGIVGMAVGASMAGLRPIVELMTINFSLLAIDQIVNHAAKIHYMFDGKFTAPIVVRTASGWGQLGATHSQTFEGWFAHIPGLRVVMPATPKDAKGFLKSAIRGNDPVVFIEHSLIYRNRGLVPAGDYTLPLEGAEVRREGTDVTLVSWSRGLYLALGAAEELAEQGISAEVIDMRVLRPLDTETVIESVRKTSRCVIVEESWRTMGLGAEIAAAVQEHAFDYLDAPVGRVGSIEVPMPYARNLERLVIPGKDEVVAAAKQALA, from the coding sequence GTGGCAAGCACGCTGGCTGAGCTGGAGGATATGCAACGCAGGGCCCAGGAGGCCGTCGCCCAGAACGAACAGGGCGAGCGCGAGATCACCTATCGCGACGCGCTGCGCGAAGCAATCACCGAGGAGATGGATCGCAACAAGAACGTCCTGCTGATGGGCGAGGACATCGGGGCCTATGGGGGATCCTACGTCGTCACCCGCGGCTTTCAGGAGCAATACGGACGCAAGCGCGTCATCGACACCCCGATCGCCGAGCTGGGCATCGTCGGGATGGCAGTCGGCGCATCGATGGCCGGCCTGCGGCCGATTGTCGAGCTGATGACGATCAACTTCTCGCTGCTGGCGATCGACCAGATCGTCAACCACGCCGCGAAGATCCACTATATGTTCGACGGCAAGTTCACCGCCCCGATCGTCGTCCGCACCGCCTCCGGCTGGGGGCAGCTCGGCGCGACACACTCGCAGACCTTCGAGGGCTGGTTCGCCCACATCCCCGGCCTGCGCGTCGTGATGCCGGCCACCCCGAAGGACGCCAAGGGCTTCCTCAAGTCGGCCATTCGCGGCAACGACCCTGTCGTATTCATCGAGCATTCGCTGATCTACCGCAACCGCGGGCTGGTGCCGGCCGGCGACTATACACTGCCGCTGGAGGGCGCCGAGGTGCGCCGCGAAGGGACCGACGTCACCCTCGTCTCCTGGTCGCGCGGCCTCTACCTGGCTCTCGGCGCGGCCGAGGAGCTGGCCGAGCAGGGCATCTCCGCCGAGGTGATCGACATGCGCGTCCTGCGCCCGCTGGACACCGAGACGGTGATTGAGTCGGTCAGGAAGACCAGCCGCTGCGTGATCGTCGAAGAGTCGTGGCGCACGATGGGCCTCGGCGCAGAGATCGCCGCCGCCGTCCAGGAGCACGCGTTCGACTATCTCGACGCCCCAGTCGGCCGCGTCGGCAGCATCGAGGTGCCGATGCCGTATGCCCGGAACCTTGAACGGCTGGTCATTCCTGGCAAGGACGAGGTCGTCGCCGCAGCCAAGCAGGCGCTGGCGTAA
- a CDS encoding dihydrolipoamide acetyltransferase family protein, which translates to MAKTVVMPQMGYDMDAGTLLRWLKNVGDPVARGEAIAEIETDKVNIEIEAFEGGVLRKTLITEGQTVPVGEPIAIIGGADEVIPEVETAAQAAPPAAAAPTPAPAPAPVVEAAPVAAAAPAIAEPVAQAPQVVSHEPGERIRASPLVRRLAAEHAIDLSQVRGTGPQGRIVKRDVDPYLTGAKPMPQAAPTQAPVAPAPAPAPVAAAAAEPIPTVGGELKDLPRIRQTIGKRMSQSFQEAPHFYVTMAIGMDKALQLRKQVNGDLDEASQVSVNDLIVKAAALALRDFPVLNSAWNNGQMELHDHIDVGIAIAIEGGLISPFVPSADEKSLGAIARLTKDLARRAREGGLKPEEYHGGTFTTSNLGMFGVEEFIAIINPPQAAILAIGAAKAQPVWNADKGKFKPETIMKVTMSADHRLTDGAEVARYLQKLKALLEAPMTLLVG; encoded by the coding sequence ATGGCGAAGACGGTCGTCATGCCCCAGATGGGCTACGACATGGATGCCGGGACGCTGCTGCGCTGGCTGAAGAACGTCGGCGACCCGGTCGCGCGCGGCGAGGCGATCGCCGAAATCGAGACCGACAAGGTCAATATCGAGATCGAGGCGTTCGAGGGCGGCGTGCTGCGCAAGACGCTCATCACCGAGGGGCAGACCGTCCCGGTCGGCGAGCCAATCGCGATCATCGGCGGGGCCGACGAGGTGATCCCGGAGGTCGAGACCGCCGCGCAGGCCGCGCCGCCGGCTGCCGCCGCGCCAACCCCTGCGCCTGCGCCGGCCCCTGTAGTTGAAGCCGCGCCCGTCGCTGCGGCAGCGCCAGCTATCGCCGAGCCGGTCGCGCAAGCGCCCCAGGTCGTGAGCCACGAGCCGGGAGAGCGCATCCGCGCGTCACCCCTGGTTCGTCGCCTCGCCGCCGAGCACGCAATCGACCTCTCCCAGGTTCGTGGCACTGGTCCGCAGGGCCGCATCGTCAAGCGCGACGTCGACCCGTACCTGACCGGCGCGAAGCCGATGCCGCAGGCCGCTCCGACGCAAGCCCCCGTCGCCCCGGCCCCCGCGCCGGCGCCCGTCGCAGCTGCGGCTGCCGAGCCGATTCCGACCGTCGGCGGCGAGCTGAAGGATCTGCCGCGCATTCGCCAGACGATCGGCAAGCGGATGAGCCAGTCCTTCCAGGAAGCGCCGCACTTCTACGTCACGATGGCGATCGGCATGGACAAGGCGCTGCAGCTGCGCAAGCAGGTCAACGGCGATCTCGACGAAGCCAGCCAGGTGTCGGTCAACGATCTCATCGTCAAGGCTGCCGCGCTGGCGCTGCGCGACTTCCCGGTGCTGAACTCCGCCTGGAACAACGGCCAGATGGAGCTGCACGACCACATCGATGTCGGGATCGCGATCGCCATCGAGGGCGGGCTGATCTCGCCGTTCGTCCCCAGCGCCGACGAGAAGTCGCTCGGCGCAATCGCCCGGCTGACCAAGGATCTGGCCAGGCGGGCCCGCGAGGGTGGCCTGAAGCCGGAGGAGTACCACGGCGGGACGTTCACGACCTCGAACCTCGGTATGTTCGGGGTGGAGGAGTTCATCGCGATCATCAACCCGCCGCAGGCCGCCATCCTCGCCATCGGCGCGGCGAAGGCCCAGCCGGTCTGGAACGCGGACAAGGGCAAGTTCAAGCCCGAGACGATCATGAAGGTCACAATGTCCGCCGACCACCGCCTCACCGACGGCGCCGAAGTCGCGCGCTACCTGCAGAAGCTCAAGGCCCTGCTGGAAGCGCCGATGACGCTGCTGGTGGGGTAG
- a CDS encoding class I SAM-dependent DNA methyltransferase, translated as MSNGNLSWVTNFIWGIADDVLRDVYVRGKYRDVILPMVVIRRLDAVLEPTKPAVLEMKKSLDAAGFVNQDSALRTAAGQAFYNTSPFLLRDLRSRARIQQLRADFEAYLDGFSPNVQEILDKFKFRNQIQTLIDAEVLGALIEKFLDHSINVAPTPVFASDGTVRLPGLDNHAMGTIFEELIRRFNEENNEEAGEHFTPRDVVRLMADLIFLPVAEQIESGTYLVYDGACGTGGMLTVAEERLAELADEHDKEVSIHLFGQEINPETFAISKADLLIKGEGEEAENFRFGSTLSQDGFPSHEFDFMLSNPPYGKSWKTDLEKMGGKSGLNDPRFVVHHAGDPEHSLVTRTSDGQMMFLANMLSKMKHNTPLGSRIAEVHNGSALFTGDAGQGESNIRRWIIENDWLEAIVALPLNIFYNTGIATYIWVLSNRKPAHRRGKAQLIDATGWRQPLRKNLGKKNCELSADDIRRIVDRYLAFEEDEQSKIFPNEAFGYWKVTVERPLRLRGIDPGRAYSAKEIRELKETAERAEDAPPVIRKVLARGNAARSAPRSLRGRHQRPAGDRRVRAGQRPARHRAGAAAGGGRHRRLHRARGPAVRARRLGRAGRDEGGLRDLVHALLLQAPAAADAGRDPRRHRGAGARDGRACSTRCW; from the coding sequence GTGAGCAACGGGAACCTGAGCTGGGTCACGAACTTCATCTGGGGGATCGCCGACGACGTCCTGCGCGACGTCTACGTGCGCGGCAAGTACCGCGACGTGATCCTGCCGATGGTGGTGATCCGGCGGCTCGACGCGGTGCTGGAGCCGACCAAGCCGGCCGTGCTGGAGATGAAGAAGTCACTCGACGCGGCCGGGTTCGTCAACCAGGATTCCGCCCTTCGCACGGCAGCCGGCCAGGCGTTCTACAACACGTCGCCGTTCCTGCTGCGCGACCTCCGTTCCCGCGCTCGCATCCAGCAACTGCGCGCCGACTTCGAGGCATACCTGGATGGCTTCTCGCCGAACGTCCAGGAGATCCTCGACAAGTTCAAGTTCCGCAACCAGATTCAGACGCTGATTGACGCCGAGGTGTTGGGCGCGCTGATCGAGAAGTTCCTCGACCACTCGATCAACGTCGCGCCGACACCGGTCTTCGCCAGCGACGGCACGGTCCGGCTGCCGGGGCTGGACAACCACGCGATGGGCACCATCTTCGAGGAGCTGATCCGGCGCTTCAACGAGGAAAACAACGAGGAGGCCGGCGAGCACTTCACCCCGCGCGATGTCGTCCGGCTGATGGCCGACCTCATCTTCCTGCCGGTTGCCGAGCAGATCGAGTCCGGCACCTACCTCGTCTACGACGGAGCGTGCGGGACCGGCGGGATGCTGACCGTCGCCGAGGAGCGGCTGGCCGAGCTGGCCGATGAGCACGACAAGGAAGTCTCGATCCACCTGTTCGGGCAGGAGATCAACCCGGAGACGTTCGCGATCTCGAAGGCCGACCTGCTGATCAAGGGCGAGGGGGAGGAGGCCGAGAACTTCCGCTTCGGCTCGACCCTCTCGCAGGACGGCTTCCCGTCACACGAGTTCGACTTCATGCTCTCCAACCCGCCCTATGGCAAGAGCTGGAAGACCGATCTGGAGAAGATGGGCGGCAAGAGCGGCCTCAACGACCCGCGCTTCGTCGTCCACCACGCTGGCGACCCGGAGCACAGCCTCGTCACCCGCACGAGCGACGGCCAGATGATGTTCCTGGCCAACATGCTGTCGAAGATGAAGCACAACACGCCGCTCGGCAGCCGCATCGCCGAGGTGCACAACGGCTCGGCGCTCTTCACCGGCGACGCCGGACAGGGCGAGAGCAACATCCGCCGCTGGATCATCGAGAACGACTGGCTGGAGGCGATCGTCGCGCTGCCGCTGAACATCTTCTATAACACCGGCATCGCCACCTACATCTGGGTGCTGAGCAACCGCAAGCCGGCCCACCGGCGCGGCAAGGCGCAGCTGATCGACGCGACCGGCTGGCGCCAGCCACTGCGCAAGAACCTGGGCAAGAAGAACTGCGAGCTCTCCGCCGACGACATCCGGCGTATCGTCGATCGCTACCTGGCGTTCGAGGAAGACGAGCAGTCGAAGATCTTCCCGAACGAGGCGTTCGGCTACTGGAAGGTGACGGTCGAACGCCCGCTGCGGCTGCGCGGCATCGACCCCGGCCGCGCCTACAGCGCCAAGGAGATCCGCGAGCTGAAGGAGACGGCCGAGCGGGCCGAGGACGCGCCGCCGGTCATCCGCAAGGTGCTGGCGCGCGGGAACGCCGCCCGATCCGCTCCACGGTCGCTTCGAGGCCGTCATCAACGGCCGGCCGGCGATCGTCGAGTACGAGCCGGACAGCGACCTGCGCGACACCGAGCAGGTGCCGCTGCTGGAGGAGGGCGGCATCGACGCCTTCATCGCGCGCGAGGTCCTGCCGTTCGCGCCCGACGCCTGGGTCGTGCCGGACGCGACGAAGGTGGGCTACGAGATCTCGTTCACGCGCTACTTCTACAAGCCCCAGCCGCTGCGGACGCTGGCCGAGATCCGCGCCGACATCGAGGCGCTGGAGCGCGAGACGGACGGGCTTGCTCGACCAGGTGCTGGTGA